One genomic segment of Nonomuraea coxensis DSM 45129 includes these proteins:
- a CDS encoding methyltransferase domain-containing protein: MATQTTWRTSAARLAAEVAPAGSRWRGPVASTPRHLFVPRWWDTPPGVGYGQWELHDGPSDDESWFAAAYRDQTLITRVAGGHADHAASGALTSGRPTSSGTLPGLVVRMLRHGEIHEGVRVLDVGTGTGYSAALLARALGDGLVTSIDVDPYLVEAAAARLDAAGLRPEVVACDATGPLPGQYDRIVSMVAVRPIPPSWLAALRPGGRLVTVIAGTSLIVTATKTADGAAAGHVARDWAMFMPTRSGADYPPALGDLAKDQDGERISRGRYPVVDAGSSWELRSMLEVMTSGGIEHHFEESEDGRRTAWLAHADGSWARAGAYGSELPEVHQAGPRRLWDLLDDIREHWLLNGALPLYGARAFVWPDGAVGLARGGWRRVIR, from the coding sequence ATGGCGACGCAGACGACATGGCGGACGAGCGCCGCGCGGCTGGCGGCCGAGGTGGCACCGGCTGGGTCGCGGTGGCGCGGACCGGTCGCGTCCACGCCCCGGCATCTGTTCGTCCCGCGCTGGTGGGACACCCCGCCCGGCGTCGGCTACGGGCAGTGGGAGCTGCACGACGGTCCTTCGGACGACGAGAGCTGGTTCGCGGCGGCGTACCGCGACCAGACGCTGATCACACGGGTCGCGGGCGGGCACGCCGACCACGCGGCCTCCGGCGCGCTTACGTCGGGGCGGCCGACCTCGTCGGGCACGTTGCCGGGCCTGGTGGTCCGCATGCTGCGGCACGGCGAGATCCACGAGGGGGTGCGGGTGCTGGACGTGGGCACCGGGACGGGTTACAGCGCCGCGCTCCTGGCCCGCGCGCTGGGCGACGGCCTGGTGACCAGCATCGACGTGGACCCTTACCTGGTGGAGGCGGCGGCGGCGCGTCTGGACGCAGCCGGGCTCCGTCCCGAGGTGGTGGCCTGCGACGCGACCGGCCCCCTGCCTGGGCAGTACGACCGGATCGTGTCGATGGTGGCGGTGCGCCCGATCCCGCCGAGCTGGCTGGCGGCGCTGCGGCCGGGCGGCAGGCTCGTCACCGTGATCGCGGGCACCTCGCTGATCGTCACGGCGACGAAGACGGCCGACGGTGCGGCGGCCGGGCACGTCGCGCGGGACTGGGCGATGTTCATGCCCACCCGCTCCGGCGCGGACTACCCGCCGGCGCTCGGCGACCTCGCCAAGGACCAGGACGGCGAGCGGATCAGCCGGGGACGCTACCCGGTCGTGGACGCCGGTAGCTCCTGGGAGCTGCGCTCCATGCTGGAGGTCATGACCTCCGGCGGGATCGAACACCACTTCGAGGAGAGCGAGGACGGGCGGCGTACGGCGTGGCTGGCGCACGCCGACGGGTCATGGGCACGGGCCGGCGCGTACGGGAGCGAGCTGCCCGAGGTGCACCAGGCCGGCCCGCGCCGCCTGTGGGACCTGCTCGACGACATCCGCGAGCACTGGCTGCTGAACGGCGCGCTGCCGTTGTACGGGGCGCGGGCGTTCGTCTGGCCGGACGGCGCCGTGGGGCTCGCCAGGGGCGGCTGGCGGCGGGTCATCCGGTGA
- a CDS encoding allantoate amidohydrolase, protein MLEPLTHIGRDAATGGYVRDAWSPADMELREWFAGEAGRRGLDLREDRNGNLWAWWGDPSRSPGVVTGSHLDSVRQGGAYDGPLGVVSAFAALDLLRERGVTPGRPLGVVCFTDEEGARFGVPCMGSRLLTGAIGPERALALTDDEGDTLADVLARAGRRPEWAGRDDETLAGVGAFVELHVEQGRGLAAHGRPVGVAAAIWPHGRWRFDFRGRADHAGTTRLADRDDPMLPFARMVLATRAAAERRGVVATVGKVRVRPGNANAVPGHVAAWLDARGAEEDDVRALVAELAEGHEVSEESWTPVVGFDPALRDRLARVAGGGTPAPVLPTGAGHDAGILAAAGVPAGMLFVRNPTGVSHSPEEHAERADCEAGVVALADVLEDLCR, encoded by the coding sequence ATGCTCGAACCGCTCACACACATAGGACGAGACGCGGCGACCGGCGGCTACGTCAGGGACGCCTGGTCGCCGGCGGACATGGAGCTCCGGGAGTGGTTCGCGGGCGAGGCCGGCCGGCGCGGCCTCGACCTGCGGGAGGACCGCAACGGCAACCTGTGGGCCTGGTGGGGCGACCCGTCGCGGAGCCCCGGCGTCGTGACCGGCAGCCATCTCGACTCGGTGCGCCAGGGCGGCGCGTACGACGGCCCGCTCGGCGTCGTCTCCGCCTTCGCCGCCCTCGACCTGCTGAGGGAGCGCGGCGTCACCCCCGGCAGGCCGCTCGGCGTGGTCTGCTTCACCGACGAGGAGGGGGCCAGGTTCGGCGTGCCGTGCATGGGGTCGCGGCTGCTCACCGGAGCGATCGGGCCCGAACGGGCGCTCGCGCTCACCGACGACGAGGGCGACACCCTCGCCGACGTCCTGGCCAGGGCGGGACGCAGGCCGGAGTGGGCCGGCCGCGACGACGAGACGCTGGCCGGCGTCGGCGCGTTCGTGGAGCTGCACGTCGAGCAGGGCCGCGGCCTGGCCGCCCACGGCCGCCCGGTGGGCGTGGCCGCCGCCATCTGGCCGCACGGGCGCTGGCGCTTCGACTTCCGCGGCCGGGCCGACCACGCGGGCACCACGAGGCTCGCCGACCGCGACGACCCGATGCTGCCGTTCGCCCGCATGGTGCTGGCCACCCGCGCGGCGGCCGAGCGGCGGGGCGTGGTGGCGACGGTCGGAAAGGTACGGGTCCGTCCCGGCAACGCCAACGCCGTCCCCGGCCACGTGGCCGCCTGGCTGGACGCCCGAGGCGCGGAAGAGGACGACGTCCGCGCCCTGGTGGCGGAGCTCGCCGAGGGCCACGAGGTGAGCGAGGAGTCCTGGACGCCGGTCGTCGGCTTCGACCCGGCGCTCAGGGACCGCCTGGCGAGGGTGGCGGGCGGCGGCACGCCCGCGCCCGTCCTGCCGACGGGGGCCGGCCACGACGCGGGCATCCTCGCCGCCGCGGGCGTGCCGGCCGGGATGTTGTTCGTCCGCAACCCCACGGGCGTGTCCCACAGCCCGGAGGAGCATGCCGAGCGGGCAGACTGCGAGGCGGGAGTGGTGGCGCTGGCCGACGTGCTGGAGGATCTGTGTCGCTGA
- a CDS encoding ABC transporter ATP-binding protein: MEGDAVLKELLAYVRPHRRILILGGLLGLIGSAAGLAMPLLAKYVVDAFGAGGSMAGPLLGLTVAVLIGAVVSASGSYLMERTGEGIVLGARRRLVDRMLRLKVADVDRLKPGDLLSRVTGDTTLLRAVLTNGIVESVGAAFMLVGAIVMMATMDAVLLLVTLGVIVVVGGIVATIMPRIQRAQAQAQEAVGEMGSVLDRALQAYRTVKASGAEEREIAVVGEAAARARDRGLQVAVWTSLAGVSTWVSLQIAFLAVLAVGGARVSSGALEVSSLIAFLLYLFYLVAPIGQLVQGGVQLQQGLAAMQRIKEIEGLPAEPAEAPEPAAHPDDAGPEPVGVTFQDVVFRYGEDRPLVHDGVTFEVSPGGLTALVGPSGAGKSTVFGLIERFYDHQAGTITVGGRDIRDWPLGELRAALGYVEQDAPVLAGTLRENLLFAARDVTEDELARAIARTRLDDLVSRLPEGLETPVGHRGVLLSGGERQRVAIARALLRRPRLLLLDEATSQLDAVNELRLREVIAEVAKETTVLVIAHRLSTVTGADRIVVMEAGGVRAVGTHAELVGEDDLYRELAATQFLVR, from the coding sequence ATGGAGGGGGATGCCGTGCTCAAGGAGTTATTGGCCTACGTCCGCCCGCACCGGAGGATCCTGATCCTCGGCGGGCTCCTGGGGCTCATCGGCTCGGCCGCGGGGCTCGCGATGCCGCTGCTGGCCAAGTACGTCGTGGACGCCTTCGGCGCGGGCGGGTCGATGGCCGGGCCGCTGCTGGGACTGACCGTCGCGGTGCTGATCGGCGCGGTCGTCTCGGCGAGCGGCAGCTACCTGATGGAGCGCACCGGCGAGGGCATCGTGCTCGGCGCCCGCCGCCGGCTCGTGGACCGGATGCTCCGGCTCAAGGTCGCCGACGTCGACCGGCTCAAGCCCGGCGACCTGCTCTCGCGGGTGACCGGCGACACCACGCTGCTGCGCGCGGTGCTCACCAACGGCATCGTCGAGTCCGTCGGCGCGGCGTTCATGCTGGTCGGGGCCATCGTCATGATGGCGACCATGGACGCCGTGCTGCTGCTCGTCACGCTCGGCGTTATCGTGGTCGTCGGCGGGATCGTGGCGACGATCATGCCGCGCATCCAGCGGGCCCAGGCCCAGGCCCAGGAGGCCGTGGGCGAGATGGGGTCCGTGCTGGACCGGGCGCTGCAGGCGTACCGGACGGTCAAGGCGAGCGGCGCGGAGGAGCGGGAGATCGCCGTGGTCGGCGAGGCCGCCGCCCGGGCCCGCGACCGGGGGCTGCAGGTCGCCGTCTGGACCTCGCTCGCCGGGGTCTCGACCTGGGTGTCGCTGCAGATCGCCTTCCTCGCCGTGCTGGCGGTCGGCGGGGCCAGGGTCTCCTCGGGGGCGCTGGAGGTCTCGTCGCTGATCGCGTTCCTGCTGTACCTGTTCTACCTGGTCGCGCCGATCGGGCAGCTCGTCCAGGGCGGCGTGCAGCTCCAGCAGGGCCTGGCCGCGATGCAGCGGATCAAGGAGATCGAAGGGCTGCCGGCCGAACCCGCCGAGGCCCCCGAGCCCGCCGCGCACCCGGACGACGCCGGCCCCGAGCCGGTCGGCGTCACCTTCCAGGACGTGGTGTTCCGCTACGGCGAGGACCGGCCGCTCGTCCACGACGGGGTCACCTTCGAGGTGTCGCCCGGCGGGCTGACCGCGCTGGTCGGGCCGTCGGGGGCGGGCAAGTCCACCGTGTTCGGCCTCATCGAGCGCTTCTACGACCACCAGGCCGGCACGATCACCGTGGGCGGCAGGGACATCCGCGACTGGCCGCTCGGCGAGCTGCGGGCCGCGCTCGGCTACGTCGAGCAGGACGCCCCCGTGCTCGCCGGCACCCTGCGCGAGAACCTGCTCTTCGCCGCCCGCGACGTCACCGAGGACGAGCTGGCCCGCGCCATCGCCCGTACCCGCCTCGACGACCTGGTGTCCCGCCTCCCCGAGGGCTTGGAAACGCCGGTCGGGCACCGGGGGGTGCTGCTGTCCGGCGGCGAGCGCCAGCGCGTCGCCATCGCCCGCGCGCTGCTGCGCCGGCCCCGGCTGCTGCTGCTCGACGAGGCCACCTCGCAGCTCGACGCGGTCAACGAGCTGCGGCTGCGCGAGGTCATCGCCGAGGTCGCGAAGGAGACGACCGTGCTGGTCATCGCCCACCGGCTCTCCACGGTCACCGGCGCCGACCGGATCGTGGTGATGGAGGCGGGCGGCGTACGCGCCGTCGGCACGCACGCCGAGCTGGTGGGGGAGGACGACCTCTACCGGGAGCTCGCGGCCACCCAGTTCCTCGTGAGGTGA
- the hutU gene encoding urocanate hydratase — protein sequence MGRSVRAPRGTTITAKGWPQEAALRMLQNNLDPEVAEHPEQLVVYGGSGRAARDWASYDALVRTLTTLEGDETLLVQSGRPVGVFRTHEWAPRVLIANSNLVPDWANWEEFRRLEAAGLTMYGQMTAGSWIYIGTQGILQGTYETFAAVAAKRFGGSLAGTVTLTAGLGGMGGAQPLAVTMNGGVAICVDCDPRSVARRIEHRYLDVEAATLDEALRLAEEARAARRPLSIGLVGNAAVVVPEVLARGAEIDIVTDQTSAHDPLMYLPVGVAFEDMAAERDKDPAGFTERARASMARHVAAMVGFKDAGAEVFDYGNSIRGEARLAGYERAFDFPGFVPAYIRPLFCEGKGPFRWAALSGDPADIAATDRAILELFPDNEPLARWIRTAGEKVRFQGLPARICWLGYGERNLAGERFNDMVASGELSAPIVIGRDHLDSGSVASPYRETEAMADGSDAIADWPLLNALLNTASGAAWVSIHHGGGVGVGRSIHAGQVTVADGTALGREKLTRVLTNDPGTGVMRHVDAGYDRAAEVAGARGVRIPMRES from the coding sequence ATGGGCCGCAGCGTCCGCGCGCCGCGAGGCACGACGATCACCGCCAAAGGCTGGCCGCAGGAGGCGGCGCTCCGGATGCTCCAGAACAACCTCGACCCCGAGGTCGCCGAGCATCCGGAGCAGCTCGTCGTCTACGGCGGCTCCGGCCGGGCGGCCCGTGACTGGGCGTCGTACGACGCGCTCGTCAGGACGCTCACCACGCTGGAGGGCGACGAGACCCTGCTCGTGCAGTCGGGGCGGCCCGTCGGCGTCTTCCGCACCCACGAATGGGCGCCCCGGGTGCTCATCGCCAACTCCAACCTGGTGCCCGACTGGGCGAACTGGGAGGAGTTCCGCCGGTTGGAGGCGGCCGGGCTCACCATGTACGGCCAGATGACCGCCGGGTCGTGGATCTACATCGGCACGCAGGGCATCCTCCAGGGCACGTACGAGACGTTCGCCGCGGTCGCCGCCAAGCGCTTCGGCGGCTCCCTGGCCGGCACCGTCACGCTCACCGCCGGCCTCGGCGGCATGGGCGGCGCGCAGCCGCTCGCCGTCACCATGAACGGCGGCGTCGCCATCTGCGTCGACTGCGACCCGCGCTCCGTCGCCCGCCGCATCGAGCACCGCTACCTCGACGTCGAGGCCGCCACCCTGGACGAGGCGCTGCGCCTGGCCGAGGAGGCGCGGGCCGCCCGCCGGCCGTTGTCCATCGGGCTGGTCGGCAACGCCGCCGTCGTCGTGCCCGAGGTGCTGGCCCGCGGCGCCGAGATCGACATCGTCACCGACCAGACCTCGGCGCACGACCCGCTGATGTACCTGCCGGTGGGCGTCGCCTTCGAGGACATGGCCGCCGAACGCGACAAGGACCCGGCCGGCTTCACCGAGCGGGCGCGGGCGTCGATGGCCCGGCACGTGGCCGCCATGGTCGGCTTCAAGGACGCGGGGGCCGAGGTCTTCGACTACGGCAACTCCATCAGGGGCGAGGCGCGGCTGGCCGGCTACGAGCGGGCCTTCGACTTCCCCGGGTTCGTGCCCGCCTACATCAGGCCGCTGTTCTGCGAGGGCAAGGGCCCGTTCCGGTGGGCGGCGCTGAGCGGCGACCCCGCCGACATCGCGGCCACCGACCGGGCGATCCTGGAGCTGTTCCCCGACAACGAGCCGCTCGCCAGGTGGATCCGCACGGCGGGGGAGAAGGTGCGCTTCCAGGGGCTGCCGGCGCGCATCTGCTGGCTCGGCTACGGCGAGCGCAACCTCGCGGGCGAGCGCTTCAACGACATGGTGGCCTCGGGCGAGCTGAGCGCGCCGATCGTCATCGGGCGCGACCACCTGGACAGCGGGTCGGTGGCCTCTCCCTACCGGGAGACCGAGGCGATGGCCGACGGCTCCGACGCGATCGCCGACTGGCCGCTGCTCAACGCCCTGCTCAACACCGCCTCCGGGGCCGCCTGGGTCTCCATCCACCACGGGGGCGGCGTCGGCGTCGGGCGCTCCATCCACGCCGGCCAGGTGACGGTGGCCGACGGCACGGCCCTGGGGCGGGAGAAGCTGACCCGCGTCCTCACCAACGACCCGGGCACGGGGGTGATGCGGCACGTGGACGCCGGCTACGACCGCGCCGCCGAGGTCGCCGGCGCCCGCGGCGTCCGCATCCCGATGCGCGAGTCCTGA
- a CDS encoding formimidoylglutamate deiminase, with the protein MSLTYWCEQAWLPDGVAEDVLVVVEGDRITRVGQGPPPPGAERLAGLTLPGLANAHSHAFHRALRGVAQEGKGDFWTWRERMYEVAARLDPDSYLRLATAVYAEMALAGVTCVGEFHYVHHGPDGTPYDDPNAMGHALVEAARAAGLRVALLDTCYLTGGIGAPLSGPQVRFGDGDAGRWAARADALAAAYEGQPDVEIGAAVHSVRAVPPEQMPLVTEFSRRHAAPLHAHVSEQRAEVAACVEMYAATPVGLLHEHGVLGPRSTAVHATHLNDVDVELLADSGTAVCMCPTTERDLADGIGPARELADRGTAITLGSDSHAVVDLFEEARAVELDERLASGRRGHWSAAGLLSAATCAGHISLGFPDAGLLVPGAWADLVSVRLDSVRTAGAAGLEAVVFAATAADVHSVVSGGRRVVTAGRHVLGDAGALLSEAIKALR; encoded by the coding sequence GTGTCGCTGACGTACTGGTGCGAGCAGGCGTGGCTGCCCGACGGCGTCGCCGAGGACGTGCTCGTCGTCGTCGAGGGCGACCGCATCACCAGGGTCGGCCAGGGGCCGCCGCCGCCCGGCGCCGAGCGGCTGGCCGGGCTCACCCTCCCCGGCCTGGCCAACGCCCACTCCCATGCCTTCCACCGGGCGCTGCGCGGCGTCGCCCAGGAGGGCAAGGGCGACTTCTGGACCTGGCGCGAGCGCATGTACGAGGTGGCCGCCCGCCTCGACCCCGACTCCTACCTGCGCCTCGCCACCGCCGTCTACGCCGAGATGGCGCTGGCAGGGGTGACCTGCGTGGGCGAGTTCCACTACGTGCACCACGGGCCGGACGGCACGCCGTACGACGACCCCAACGCCATGGGGCACGCCCTCGTCGAGGCCGCCCGCGCGGCCGGGCTGCGCGTCGCGCTGCTCGACACCTGCTACCTGACCGGCGGCATCGGCGCCCCCTTGTCGGGGCCGCAGGTCCGTTTCGGCGACGGCGACGCCGGCCGCTGGGCGGCCCGCGCGGACGCGCTCGCCGCCGCCTACGAGGGGCAGCCGGACGTCGAGATCGGGGCGGCGGTGCACTCGGTCCGCGCGGTGCCGCCCGAGCAGATGCCGCTCGTCACCGAGTTCTCCCGCCGCCACGCCGCGCCGCTGCACGCGCACGTCTCCGAGCAGCGCGCCGAGGTCGCGGCCTGCGTCGAGATGTACGCCGCGACCCCGGTCGGCCTGCTGCACGAGCACGGCGTGCTGGGGCCGCGCTCGACCGCCGTGCACGCGACCCACCTCAACGACGTGGACGTGGAACTGCTCGCCGACTCGGGCACGGCGGTGTGCATGTGCCCCACGACCGAACGCGACCTCGCCGACGGCATCGGCCCGGCCCGCGAGCTCGCCGACCGGGGCACGGCGATCACGCTCGGCTCCGACAGCCACGCCGTCGTCGACCTCTTCGAGGAGGCGAGGGCGGTCGAGCTGGACGAGCGCCTCGCCAGCGGCCGGCGCGGCCACTGGAGCGCCGCCGGGCTGCTGTCCGCCGCGACCTGCGCCGGCCACATCTCGCTCGGCTTCCCCGACGCGGGCCTGCTCGTCCCGGGGGCCTGGGCCGACCTCGTGTCCGTACGCCTCGACAGCGTGCGCACGGCGGGCGCGGCCGGGCTGGAGGCCGTGGTGTTCGCGGCCACGGCCGCCGACGTGCACTCCGTCGTCTCCGGCGGGCGGCGGGTGGTCACGGCGGGGCGGCACGTCCTCGGCGACGCCGGCGCGCTGCTGTCCGAGGCGATCAAGGCCCTGCGCTGA
- a CDS encoding radical SAM/SPASM domain-containing protein, translated as MTITVVELELTGRCALRCAHCYASSGPRGSHGSMTAADWANVISATADMRISQIQFIGGEATGHPAFPVLIRQAVAAGLAVEIFSNLLNIRRAWWDELFSLPGVSLATSYYSDDAKTHDRVTGLAGSHARTRANIAEAVRRHIPIRAAVVEVIADQRVEGAAADLMALGVTRIGTDRVRGIGRGASTSPQVAELCGRCGRTKAAVSPDGEVLPCVMARWMSAGNVKATPLADILGGDRWRSLVSTIPSSPHRRVCNPECMPGQGDSSDCAPAETDTCGPSYCEPDF; from the coding sequence GTGACCATCACAGTCGTGGAGCTTGAGCTGACCGGACGCTGCGCACTTCGGTGCGCGCACTGTTACGCCAGTTCAGGGCCTCGTGGGAGCCACGGCAGCATGACGGCCGCCGACTGGGCGAACGTCATCAGCGCCACGGCGGACATGCGCATTTCCCAGATCCAGTTCATCGGAGGAGAAGCAACCGGGCACCCAGCTTTTCCCGTACTCATTCGGCAGGCGGTCGCCGCGGGTCTGGCAGTCGAGATCTTCTCCAATCTGCTCAACATCCGCCGCGCATGGTGGGACGAGCTGTTCTCTCTCCCCGGCGTGTCCCTCGCCACGAGCTATTACAGCGACGATGCCAAGACGCACGACCGCGTTACGGGACTTGCGGGCAGTCATGCGCGGACCCGGGCCAACATCGCCGAGGCCGTACGCCGCCACATCCCGATCCGAGCGGCCGTCGTCGAGGTGATCGCCGATCAGCGCGTGGAAGGCGCCGCCGCCGACCTCATGGCGCTGGGTGTCACCAGGATCGGCACCGACCGGGTACGCGGCATCGGTCGCGGGGCATCGACGTCTCCGCAGGTTGCAGAGCTGTGCGGCAGGTGCGGACGCACCAAGGCCGCCGTCAGCCCTGACGGGGAGGTCTTGCCGTGCGTGATGGCCCGATGGATGTCGGCGGGCAACGTCAAGGCGACGCCGCTCGCCGACATCCTCGGAGGCGATCGCTGGCGGAGTCTGGTCTCCACCATCCCCTCGTCTCCGCACAGAAGGGTGTGCAATCCTGAGTGCATGCCCGGCCAGGGAGACTCATCCGACTGTGCTCCCGCCGAGACCGACACTTGCGGTCCTTCCTACTGCGAGCCCGATTTCTGA
- a CDS encoding SDR family oxidoreductase, translating into MTERPTALVTGASRGVGAAVARALGPTHHVILGGRDESALAAVAAELPDARPWPVELTGVTEADVAGVERLDLLVHSAAITRMGLIAEQPAAVWREMFEVNVVAVAELTRLLLPALRRAKGQVVCVNSGAGQRANPHWAAYAASKFALKAFADALRQEESEVRVTTVYPGRIATDMQHEVRAYEGGPFEPEKYLTAESVARAVLAAVNAGPDAHLTELTLRPAAGPVN; encoded by the coding sequence ATGACTGAACGACCGACGGCGCTGGTGACCGGCGCTTCCCGAGGTGTCGGCGCGGCCGTCGCCAGGGCCCTCGGGCCCACTCACCACGTCATCCTGGGCGGACGGGACGAGAGCGCGCTGGCCGCCGTGGCGGCGGAGCTGCCGGACGCGCGGCCGTGGCCGGTGGAGCTGACCGGGGTCACCGAGGCCGACGTCGCCGGCGTCGAGCGGCTGGACCTGCTCGTGCACAGCGCCGCGATCACCCGCATGGGCCTGATCGCCGAGCAGCCGGCCGCCGTCTGGCGGGAGATGTTCGAGGTCAACGTCGTCGCCGTCGCCGAGCTGACCCGGCTGCTGCTGCCCGCGCTGCGGCGCGCCAAGGGGCAGGTGGTGTGCGTCAACTCCGGCGCGGGCCAGCGCGCGAACCCGCACTGGGCGGCGTACGCGGCCAGCAAGTTCGCGCTGAAGGCGTTCGCCGACGCGCTGCGGCAGGAGGAGAGCGAGGTGCGGGTCACGACCGTCTACCCCGGCCGCATCGCCACCGACATGCAGCACGAGGTCCGCGCGTACGAGGGCGGCCCGTTCGAGCCCGAGAAATACCTCACCGCCGAGAGCGTGGCACGCGCCGTGCTGGCCGCGGTCAACGCCGGGCCGGACGCCCATCTCACCGAGCTGACGCTGCGGCCCGCCGCCGGCCCGGTCAACTGA
- a CDS encoding GntR family transcriptional regulator → MARGDVEERTDDLGAILPKTDPAGADLVYMIIAGHIAGQIERGERAVGSRLPSELELSNMWQVARMTVRRAIRELTERGLVRAVHGKGTFVTESRGEASGR, encoded by the coding sequence ATGGCACGGGGCGACGTTGAAGAGCGGACAGACGATCTCGGCGCGATACTTCCGAAGACCGATCCCGCTGGGGCTGATCTGGTCTACATGATCATTGCCGGGCACATCGCCGGCCAGATCGAGCGCGGCGAGCGTGCGGTCGGCTCCCGTCTGCCCTCCGAGCTCGAGCTCTCCAACATGTGGCAGGTCGCGCGAATGACGGTCCGGCGTGCCATCCGGGAGTTGACGGAGCGAGGGCTCGTTCGTGCTGTGCACGGCAAGGGGACATTCGTGACGGAGTCGCGGGGTGAGGCGTCCGGCCGGTGA
- a CDS encoding MurR/RpiR family transcriptional regulator produces MADGYQGGLNVLLDGRRLSPVQRRIAHYLSENLDEAIFLSSVELAERAGVSQPSVTRFAMVLGFAGYPELRQALRPLVLGGSGTGEPQESLLRGAIDVEIRNLAVVRERLATFPLKELGEHLAATEPLPVVGLRVSCGLATTFASYARRIHPDVRLLTHGGSELVDGLHACRRAGAEWLVAVVLPRYPREAVQALEYAEKLGYRVAAITDKPGFPAEVVLDAPVGDRLVFDSHAAPLLLAMALVEAMADAAPLRTRARLEEYERMTDETGVFLPGDPPPPVAGNGGHLTG; encoded by the coding sequence GTGGCGGACGGATACCAGGGCGGACTCAACGTGCTCCTCGACGGCCGCAGGCTGTCACCGGTGCAGCGCAGGATCGCCCACTACCTCAGCGAGAACCTCGACGAGGCCATCTTCCTGTCCAGCGTCGAGCTGGCCGAGCGGGCCGGCGTCAGCCAGCCGTCGGTCACCAGGTTCGCCATGGTCCTCGGCTTCGCCGGCTACCCGGAGCTGCGCCAGGCGCTGCGCCCGCTCGTGCTGGGCGGCTCCGGCACGGGCGAGCCGCAGGAGAGCCTGCTCCGGGGCGCGATCGACGTCGAGATCCGCAACCTCGCCGTCGTGCGCGAGCGGCTGGCCACGTTCCCGCTGAAGGAGCTGGGCGAGCACCTGGCCGCCACCGAGCCGCTGCCGGTGGTGGGGCTGCGCGTCTCGTGCGGCCTGGCCACCACGTTCGCCTCCTACGCCCGCCGCATCCACCCCGACGTGCGCCTGCTCACGCACGGCGGCTCCGAACTGGTGGACGGCCTGCACGCCTGCCGGCGGGCGGGAGCGGAGTGGCTGGTGGCCGTGGTCCTGCCGCGCTATCCGCGCGAGGCCGTCCAGGCCCTGGAGTACGCCGAGAAGCTCGGCTACCGGGTGGCCGCGATCACCGACAAGCCCGGCTTCCCCGCGGAGGTGGTGCTGGACGCGCCCGTCGGCGACCGGCTCGTGTTCGACTCGCACGCGGCCCCGCTGCTGCTGGCGATGGCCCTGGTGGAGGCCATGGCCGACGCGGCGCCGCTGCGCACCAGGGCCCGCCTGGAGGAGTACGAGCGCATGACCGACGAGACCGGCGTGTTCCTGCCCGGCGACCCGCCCCCGCCGGTCGCGGGCAACGGCGGCCACCTCACCGGATGA